The following nucleotide sequence is from Capra hircus breed San Clemente chromosome 16, ASM170441v1, whole genome shotgun sequence.
CATTAAACAGGAAACAATAATAAATGTGTAGAATTCATATTTTTCTAAAGGGAACTTAAAAAACTGCTGCTACATGTTGTGTACAAAACTGGTTGATGCCACATGAACAGAGAATCACAAGTTCGGTCTTGGTACTCCTCGTTGCTCTTTGTATCCAGTTGTATAGTACTTCCAAATTCAAAATGAGAAGAAACGCTGTTCTGTATCAAACCATCTAAAAGcaataaatgttatattttaaaataaaaaaataaaaaataaaaaaaaaaaaagcaaatggggAAGCAGGGGCAGAGGTAAAAAGGGACACCTCTTTTCTTTACCTGTCTTCCTCCCCACGTCACAATTAACCCCCTGTCCCCAGAGGGCCCAGCTGCCTCCTCGGAGGAATTTTTCAATCAGATGGGAACACTGAGCTTGCAGATGAGCAGCTGGGGCCCTGGGAGGAGGGCCTTGAGACCCAGAGTGGACTTTAATAGCCAGCCGGGGCTGCTTTGTGTGGGTGGACCCTCCAGAGGGGGTGACTACTTGGAAGGCATCGGGGCTGGGACCAGGAGCACCTTGAAGCTGGGGGCCGGGGATGCAGAGAACCAAGTGTCCTTAGCTGGTTGTTCTGGGGACCTTGGAGGAACAGAAATCCAGCCACAGGGTTGGGGTGATCCCAACTCGAGGCCTGCTCAAGTGAAGGCCCAGGAAATTGAAGGCAGGTCACCCAGGCCTTGGGAGGTGCAGGGGCCTGAGGGGGATGATAGGACTGGCAAGGAGGCTGAGGGCTCGGTGAAAGAGCCTGGTCAAAGGAGAATTTCTGAAATGAGATGCACCAATATAGTGGGACCAGACCCCATATCCTGAGGCATGGAAGCTAGAAGCATAATAAACTGCTTCCCCAGGTAGGGGTCTGCTCCAGTATCAGAGAAAGCTTAAACCAGAAGAAGGTTCCTTTTCCGGAAGAGGGGTACCAGTGGAGCAGCTTGGTGGagggtgtgtgtgcgcgtgcgcgtgagcgtgtgcgtgcatgtgtgcgcatgtgtgtgtgtgtgtgtgcacgcgtgcatgaGCGCGTGcctgcatgtgtgcacatgtgtgtgtgtgcgcgtgcgcgcgtGCATGAGCGCGTGCCTgcatgtgcgcatgtgtgtgtgtgtgtgcgtgtgctgggCGGGGGTGGTGACCCGGGACAGTGGTTCTGACGGGAAGGTGCTCGGCTGTGTGTGCTTgtctcaccagggaagtggaGGGAAGTGGTTGTATCCCAAGAACATTTCCTAGAAAATggacttcttcctctttcttctctctttcctttctttatcaGAGAAATAAAGGCTCTAGTTTAAAACCCAATAGAACCCAAAGGCTTTTAAGGGTAACCAGTCCCCATGACAAGTCCTGCTCTACTGAGGCAAAACCCTCCATCTCTCGGCtattttgctattgttgtttgtACATATCCCTAAAGGTTGTGCTTAAACTGCCATTTCtagatttttcaattttattcattattaCTTCTTTTATGGCAATTAAAGATTTCTCTTATACTCTGTCCCTCTTGATTTGGCAAAATCAAAAGTCACTActtaaattattataattaaactAACATTCACGTGTATTAAAATTACATTTCCTTGTgtaattttctgcttttaattaAGTTCGTCATCACCCCCTTCCTTTCCCACTCCTTGTTTTTCTGTGTCCAGCTGCTCCAGACCACCCTCCGCCTGGTGGGATGCCCAGCTAATGCACCAGTGGGATTTTCTCCTGGGGGCTCGGTGCTCCCGAGCCTGCTGCAGGTCGTCCTCTGGGGCATCTCTTTGCTGCTCCCCTCTGTGGCTTCCTATGTCCCGGCTCTGgggctttcttctttctcagctgaCACGTGCTTAAGGGGAAGATGTATTCCGAAGTTTGCAGAGAAAGAGTACAGGGGAAGTCGACACTTCCGGTACTGGCGTGTCTAAAAATGTTTCCATTACTCCTCACTCTTCAAAGTGTGAGTAGAATTCTAGGTTGAAGCTTATTTCCCCTCTGAAATTGGAAGTTGTTTTCCAGTATCTCCTGATTTTAACAAATATGGTTCAACTCTGATTCCAGACTCTACTATGGTTTGATCTTCGGGGTGTCTCACCACCTTGCCTACCCCTGGCATAGATATTTTCCCATTCGTGTGCTGAGCACTCAGTGGATGCCCTCAACCTGGAAATTCATGCCCTTCCATTCTGGAAAATCATCCtgcattaattcttcagtcatttcttcctttccatttcctcctttctGACGTCTGGAACTCACATTATTAGGATATTGCAACTTCTGTTTGATTCCTAAATTTCTCATATTTTATCTCctgatttctttttgttctaCCTTCTATGAGATTTTTTTAACTTGATGTTCCaacttttaattcttaaaaaatcaTCTCCTATCATTTTAACCTCGAAGGAGCTTTCTGACTCTGTTATTATGCCTACTTTATTGCAATCACTCTTTGTTTTACAGGTGCAAAACTTTCTCTTATGCCCTCTGAGGATATTAACTACACACTGatttttccaaaatcactgcagatggtgatgcagccatggaattgaaagactcttacttcttgggaggaaagttatgaccaacccagacagcatattaaaaagcagagacattactttgtcaacaaaggtctgtctagtcaaggctatggtttttccagtagtcatgtatgaatgtgggagttggactataaagaaagctgagcaccaaagaattgatacttttgaactgtggtgttggagaagactcttgagactcccttggactgcaaggagatccaaccagtccatcctaaaggaagtcaatcctgaatattcattggaaggactgatgttgaagctgaaactccaatactttggccacctgatgcgaagagctgactcactggaaaagaccctgatgctgggaaagattgagggcaggaggagaaggggatgacagaggatgagatggttggatggcatcactgactcaatggacatgggtttgggtggactccaggagttggtgatggacagggaggcctggcatgctgtggttcatggggttgcaaagagttggacacgactgagtaactgaactgaactgaatgttttcacTATGTCTCTGGTTTATCTGTGTTTGTTTGATCTTctcttccaaatagaggttttaTTCAAGCTCCTGGGACAACTTGGCTCTCTGTTCATTAACACAGACAGGTGGAGGGGCCTAGATACTTGGTGTGCAGAGGCAAGGTCCACAGTTTGTGTGCCCTACTCCAGATGAGGGCTTTCAGCAGACTTTTCCCTGGAGCACTGCTACcaatgaatgtttgtgtcccccccaaatcatatgttgaaatcttaactCTCAGTGTGATGCTATTAGGTGGTAGGGCCTTCAtgggtgattaggtcatgagggtggagcccccatgaaagggattagtgcccttatataaaagaccccagagagctccctgctcctttctgccatgtgaggacacaacaAAAGCACAGTCATCTGTGAACAGGAAAGTGGGCCTTCACCAGGTAAAATCAGGGGtcccttgattttggactttccagcctccagaactgggaaaaataaatttctgttgtttattagcCACTCAATTTGTGGTAGGTAGTTAAAACAGCCCAAGTGGACTAAGGCATGTACCCTTCAATGTCAGAATCTTTGGGTCTTTCCTTTGGGGCTTTCTCTCTCCCATTTGGGGGTTGGTCTTTGCCGACTACATTCtaagaagaggttgcaaaagGTCTGGGGACTTACCCTGGAAGACTTTCACACAGTccactctcttttttcctcttttcagcCACTCTCTTTATCCCCATCCTCATTGTGCTTGTAACCCCCTGACTAGAGTCTCTACTGAATCCTTGAGAGAAAGCCTCTAGCTTCTTCCCGATGGGGAAGCAGGAAGCACGGCTGTGTTGGCTGGATAGAGGGGACACAGGCAGTCTGACTTCTCCACATAGAGATTTCCAGCCAGTCCCCTGTTTTCAGTCTAGAATTTGTCCCAGGTACCTCCAGGTACCAAGAGTTGGCTCTGGGAGTCAATCAGTTATGGCCCTTCAGTAGCCCCCTTTTGCTGGCTTTGAGGTTGTAGCTTCCTTCATTCTGCCAAGTCCTCCATCTAATTTCCATCTTCAATATTTTCCTGTCGTTTCTCATCTGCTGTGGTTTCCTATcccttctctttgtctttgggAGTTTATTCCTTTCTTGTTCCTTTGCTATCTTTTAAGGGGCTTAAGGAGTGAACAGGCATGAATGAGTCAAAAGTGGTACCGTGAAACATTTTGTGAAGGTAATACATGGACAAGATAGTTGTTGGACTATACtgtgaccagcaatcccactcctgggcatacaccctgagaaaaccacaattctaaaagacacggaaaaaaaaaaaaagaaaaaaagaaaagaaaataaaagacacgagtaccccaatgttcattgcagcactatttttgatagccaggacttggaagcaacctagatgtccatcaacagatgaataaagaagttgcACTACCTATAtactgtggaatattactcagccataacagGAAAGAATTTGAGCCAGTTctagtgaagtggatgaaactagagcctctaatacagagtgaagaagtcagaaagagaaaaacaaatgtcgtatattaatgcatatgtatggaatctagaaaaattgtacTGATGAAGCTAATTtgggggcaggaatagagacacagacatagagaacagaccttggacatggggtggggaaggagagggtgggacgaattgagagagtagcattaacACATATGCATACCATATGTAAGATAGATGGCCAGCAGGAATTTGCTGTCTGATGCAGgcagctcaacccagtgctctgtgacaacctagaggggtgggatggggtgggaggtgggagggagggtcaagagggaggggacatatgtatacctatggctgattcatattgatgtatggcagaaaaaccaacacaacattgtaaaacaattatctttcaattgaaaataaattttaaaattttaaaggctatattggacagataataaataaaatataagcaagcaaggagaaggcaatggtaccccactccagtactcttgcctggaaaatcccatggacggaggagcctggtaggctgcagtccatggggtcgctaagagtcggacatgactgagtgacttcactttcacttttcactttcatgcattggagaaggaaatggcaacccactccagtgttcttgcctggagaatcccagggacgggggagcctggtgggctgccatctatggggtcgcacagagtcggacacgactgaagcgacttagcagcagcaggaggaggcaaGCAAAGtccaaaaagagaatgaaattggCGCCTCTTTGCTGTAATCTGGCTCTCTCCCGATGACCAAAATCAGCCCTGCTGGCCTCCAGGCTCCCTGCTCTGAGCCTGTTGGGCTCTGATGTTTAAAATGGAAGAGGGCACCCGAGGTGAGCAAGGGCACACTAGCTCCCCTGGGACTTGACATCTTTGCCTCCCTGTGACCAAGTCTGGACCTGGGGAAGCTGCTCCCagagaaaggagacagacaggGACCACATCAGTTGCCTGATCCCTAATAGGAGGTTTGAGGGGAGGAGGCTTGCTCTGGGGATTGGTGAGCTCACCTGTGTTGTTATTAAAGAAGTCAGAGAGGGATCAGGATACAGTTACATCGACTGACAGAGACCTGCTACCCAAGACGTATCATTCAGGAAGAAGGCTGGCTctgccacacagcacagcagagaaaggaaaggttGTAGTGTGTGGGAAGCTGATGGTAACACTCTCGCTCTCAGACTCgccagctatgtgaccttgggcacatcACGTAACCTTTCTGAGAATACTGCCCACTTCATGCAGTTGTTGTGAGGTTAAAATGGAGTAGCCCTGCGCTTGGCACAGtgtagtttcttaaaaaattgcgCGTTAATATATTGAGTGATACTAGAGGCAGAAATCCCCCTGGATCCCTTCCACTCCCACCCCTCATATGCTTCGGGCCATGAGACCAACGCCTTCCTAGTGCAACAGACTTACCAAAAGGGGAGGAACATGGAAAGAGGTCCTCCCActtccccttccccagggaaAGATGCCCAGGCCTCCTGGGTTCTCGCCCCTTGGGGACTGTCCAGAGTTCTCAGGAAGGAGTGCATCTGAGAGCCCCaaacgcaacccactccagtgttcttgcctggagaatcccagggacgggggagcctggtgggctgctgtctgtggggtcgcacagagtcagacatgactgaagcgacttagcagcagcagcagcagcaggcagccctACCTCCAAGTCTTCAGGCCCTGTTGCCCTAGCTCACTGAGCCCACCCAGAGGTCTTGGGAGTCCCTGGGGCGCCTCACTGCCTGCAATGTGCTCTGGACATTCCCTTCAATCTGTTCAGAGTCAGGCTGGGACCCTCATGAAACCAAAGACCCCTTCGTCCCATGGAGACCCCCATCCCTACACAGTACATGGGGCCCAAAACTGCAAGGCCTGGGGTCCTTGGAGAGAAGATAGGATTGGCAGACCCGGttctcctcctgctgcccacTGAAGCAGCTAGAACAGAGATCCTGGAGAGCATCTGGGTGGCAGAGGGAGCTAACAAGGCCTGAAATGCAGTTAGAGGGGCCACACCACAGACAGTCACACAAACCTGTGCTTCTCACATTTACCCCTCTCTTACACATACCTTCTCACACACAGGCCTGCTTCTTATACGAGAGAACACGTTTCACACTTTCACCCctgaagtcacacacacacacacacacacacaagcacacacacaagcacacacacctgTCTCCTATCTGCTTAAACTTAAGGTCATGAGGAGAGTTAGAGGGGATCACAGGAGATTTTGTAAAAGTAGGCTGGCTAAAAGCAAATTTTGGAGACTCGTTAACTTCTTCCTACCCATAGACTTCATCAGAGAAAGGACTAGTCCAGAAATAGGAGAAAAACTCACCTAACAGAATAGGTGTTGAGTTTATGATTCCTCTCCTAGAAGTAGAGAGACACACTCTAGGCTGTTTGGGGGATGATATATCAGCAGCATCACCCTGTCGCACCACACTAGGACCTGAGCTCACAGCAGTTTCAAAAACATGAGAGATCCTTGAGGTTTCAGGGTAGAGGTGAGGGTGGGGCAGCTTGTCGTGTTTCCATGGCAGCCTGTCTCACTGCCATAGCAACAAGATTCTGCCTCTAATCTGCGGAGCCCGGGTTTCTGTAATGGGTAGAACACTGGTGTTTCATGGAACGGTGGTGAACCCCACAACCCTTCTAGGAAAGAGCATTTCCATTCTAGACCAAGCAGGGTAGTGGTAGCCTGAGGCTGTCAAATAGGGCTGGGTTTTTCTGTGGGCAGAAGCCTCGATTTCCTGGAGTTTCCTAACTACTCTCTCCTTCCTACAGCAATTTAAACTCCCCAGCCATTGGGGACCCCCAGGAATGTCTGCACAGGCAGATTGACCCTTTCTGATGTCCACCACAGCTTACTCTAATGCCATGTCATGTCAGAGAAGTGTGACCGTGCGATGGGGAAGCCAGGCTCTGCAGTCAGGAGCCTGAAATGGCTTGCTACTCATTGGCTGTGTGCCTTGagtgagttttctttttaaaccttaGGGTATTCACTGTGGAAAAGGGGTCAATACATGCTAAGCCCCCTGGGTGCCtccaaggatgtagagaaatgcTGCACATAAATCCATCCAGGGTTTCCAGCGGGGTGCGGTGGATTCATCCTGGTTTCCAGGGGGTGCGGTGGTGGGTGCATGGCCCAGTCCCTGCTGACACTCCTTGCAAATGGAGTGGGGCTTTAGGGTCTTGCGGCCAAGCATCCCAGCGGAGGTCTGACTGTGGAGCTGGGGTGATATTTATACCTCAGTGAATGGGGCAATGGTCAGCATCATCTCTCAGATCACGCTGTTTGACTGGCTGAAAGCTTCCCTGGGAAAAGGGGAGGTGCTTAAGCCAGCTGCCTTCCCTCCTAGAGCAGAGCTACTCAAGCGTGGGCGCTGGGCTCAGGGGCCTCTGCAAAATGCTTGCTACCCAGCTGCAGTGACATAAGTCTAGGAACTGAGAGAACGTCTTCAGAAAATTTTATAGTTATTTGATGCTGCTGTAATACCACCCAAGCAGCATCCAAAGCGTCCAACTGGGGCTTCTTTTTggtgggcgtgggggtggggggcggtgtgggggtttgtgtgtgtgtgtgtggcgaaACAAGCTGGTCCTTCACCACGTCTAGTTTGAAAAGCACTGACCTTGATAAGATGATAAAGCCACCTTAAAATCAGCTAAAGATGCAGGTGAGAGACAAGGGGAACAACCTCATCCGCAGCCACCTGCAAAAATGAGCCCCAGGTCACACGCAGAGGAGTCGGCAGCATTTCCTTTATTGCTTCGGGACACAAACTGCAGGTCGACACCCTGCCCTGCTCCGGCCCGGGTGGGGCTGGAGGTGAAGGCCCCACCTCGGCGCTCAGCCGCGCGCGGCGCCGCGGCCCCCGGGCAGCGCCGCCTGCCGCCTGCCGTAGCGCAGGCCGAAGGAGTTCCAGTTGTAGGCGGACACGTCCTTCTCCCGCTGCACCAGCACGGCGCCCCTCGGAGCCGGGATCAGGCGGCTGCGCGGGGCGCACGGGCCCGGCTGCCGGGGGCCCGCGGAGCTCTCAGAGGGGCAGAGCGCGGCCCCCCGAGGCCGAGGCCCGGCCGCTGTGGGCTTCCCCGCCGCGCACCGCGGGCTCTGCTCCCAGGGCGCCCGGAGCGTCGCGGGTCCGAGCTGCGAGCCTAGGACAGAGCCACAGGGTGAGGCTGAGTGAGGCGGGAGCCCAGAGAGAGGCTTTGGACCCCCTCCTCACATCCCCATCTTCGGCTTCCCTTTTGTCCCCTGACCCCTAGGAAGCTCAGCGCTCCACGCTGGGCACCAGCAGCAACTTAGCTTGGGTGGCTAGGCCATTTGCTCCTCTCTCCTTCAACATAGCTATGATTTCAGATATTTCACAGGATTTTCTTGAGTGTCTTTTACattgaattccttttttttttttttaaggaagcaaGCAGGATAGAGCTTGGAAATAATCAGCTTCGCTTCTCTTTGTGGCTGGCTGGCCGGCCCTCTACCCCTGGTTTTCATCAGGCTCCTACTAGACCGAGCTCCTTGGGGTAGTCAGGGCAGTGTCCACTCATCTGAGTCTCTCAGAGTCTTGAAAACAGTGCCTTGCTCATAGCAGGGCCTCAAAAAGCCttgttaaatatataaaaactaaTGAAAGGCTTGCAGTTaaacaaatgaagaaagtgaAGCAAAGACCACTGTGCTCCACACCCTCAACAAATGTGACCCCTAAGAAGCTATATCAGGGCTTCTGCAAAGAAGGGGAACTGGGTCACCTCAACCAGCTCGCCTCCCCTACTCCACACTTTCCCTTCACACGGAGGGCTGATGAGGCTAACTTGGAAGGCACTTCACATACAAGGCTCATTAAGGTCATTAAATTGTTAGCAGTAAGATAGTGCAGCAAGCTCTCAGCAGACAATGAGCCCCGCCAGTTGTGGCCAGGGATAGGTGGAAATGCGGTCTGgggtgtgagtgggtgtgtgctGGGTGGAGGAGGATACTTGACTCTGAGCCCTGGTCTTCAGTGCCCCGGCACTCTCTGGAGAAGCGGAGCGTGGGTGAGTCTCATCCAGGGTGAGTGATACTCTTCCTAGGAGGGCCCTGGGCCTGGCAGAGATGGGAGGGACGATGACCTCTTTTCCAGCTACAGCCATCATCCCAGCAAGTGGATCACTACTTAGGCATGCCTGTTTTTAGCATCACCTAAAAGATTTTGCCAAGAAGAGCCAAGAGCTCAGCGTCCCCCCGGGCGGTGATGACATTGTTATTCTCCGGGGGATCCTCCCTTACCCAGAAAGAGCACCCGATCCCAGGAGAGAAGAAGTTCTTGGCCAAGGACACCCGCGTCCATGATCTCTTTGCACtggaatatctttttaaaatttattttagttttggcaGCACAGGGCCttctgcacatgggctttctctagttacagcgggcaggggctgctctctagttgtggcagggggGCTACTCAtagcagtggctcctcttgtcgTGGAGTCCAGGCTCTCAAGGGTGCGGGCCTTGGTAGCTGCGGTTcttgggctctaaagcacaggctcaaccgttgtggtgcttgggcttagctgctccttcccaaaccaggaatcaaacctgtgtctcctgccttggcagccagattcctggccactgagccaccagggaagcccgctttGGGATAGCTATGGGGACAAGGACATCTTGTTTGGAAAGAATGTTGCAAGTTCCCTCGCTGGAGAGGAACAGAGGTCCTGAGAGGCCAGGCTGACCCCTCAGCAGTGTTGAAccttgatccctggcttggggatGAGCACTGTCCTAGCTCATGCCCTGTAGGGGGCACTCTTGGGGGAGCTCAGCACCTGCTGGGTTTCTGCAGCCTTGGATTGAGTGACTTTGGGAAGGTTTCTTtacctctttgggcctcagtttctccaggtCTTCAATTCCACGATGAACTCATGAGATTGAGAGGTATTAAGGATCTATCCTTTTgtgtaggttttcttttttttttttttttgaaattcccCATAAAGGAACTGAGGTCACTGATAAGATGGACTTGCATAGTAAATGCCTTCCCAGCAGATCTGCACAGAGAAGCAGTTGGCACAGAGCAGAGAAGCCCACGAAGGAGCTCGGTGGTTACCCAGCACCTGAGCTTGGGCGAGCCTTTGTAACGGCAGAAGAGCCTCTCTTGCTTGCAGGTTAGTGGGGCCCCTGTATGTGCTGCACGTGCCCGTCTTGGGTTTCCATTGTGCAGCTTTCAGTTCATAGCAACAGATTAGCCATAGCTGAAAAATGTGGCAACTCTCATTTTGCATCAATTCACTGCTCCCTCCCAACCTTCTTCCCAGACAACTCATACCTGTGGTTCTAGGATTCTCCATGGGCGCCACCTTTTCCAAGGTCTCCCTGAAGGCGGTGGCACAAAGGAAGAGCATCAGCTGCCAGGAAAGCAGCACGTTCATCCTGGTGAGAAGATGCCGGTCCTGGAAGTGCCCTGAGGccgagacagagagagggaggaggaacgGGCTTAGGCTTGCTGCCTGGGCTGGGCACTGCGGCAGAGCCCCGCGTGAAGCAGGCACCTGGAAGGGAGGAGACAACCCTGCCCTTGGGAGCCCCCCGTGGAGGGACGAGCCTGAACCGACACAGCATGGAAACAGGACTGAGAGCCCTCGCGCCATATAGTTCAGGCTAAACTCTTGCCAGGTGAGGATCGTCAGGGAGGGCCAGTAAAgttaggaaggaaagaagggagggaggagccgTGCTGGTGGAAGGGGCAGGACTGCTCAGGCTGGAAAATGGCCAGGGCTCTGAACTTCAGGTTTGCTTGAGAGGAATGTTGGAAAAGCGAGGCGTGAGATGCAGTGGGACAGTGAGCAGGGAGGGGTTAAGCGAGGTGCGGCAAGGAGCCGCACTGAGTGGGGCATGCTGAGAACCCAGCCACTTCCCGGGAGCCTGGGAGCAGCGGCCTCTTGCCTGCACACTCGGCTTTGCATGAATCACAGCTCTCCGTGCTCCACTCTCCCAGCTGGAGcgtgcctttctaaatccagcccaGGCCCTCTTGCTGTAACAGGAAATTCTTTTTAATCATCTTGCATGCTCTCATAACCCTTCATAACCTTGAAAACCATCATTAAATTGTGTTATTGCCTATAATTCACGAAAGAGAAAAAGGCTTTCCCTGATGGATCAGGTCAATTGTCTCCACATTCTGTTCTCCGTGGGCCCTGAGAGGGTATGGATTTAATTGACTGCGTGAACTTGGCGGTTGAGGGGGGAGCTATAGACCCTGACCCCCttttcacccccttctcttctcatcCTCCACTGCCCCCCTCTGGCTCTTCCAGCTCCCAAGGCTGATTTCTCTTTGGAAAAGTCATCAGGCACTTTGAGACTGTCCAGCAAACATAAGGAAAGACAAATTGGTGGAGAGCCAGGCAGCACTGCAGGCTGAGAGAACAGGTGTGGGTGCCAGATCTAAGGCCGGACCCTCCCTGTGCGGCCAGGGGGAAGTGGGTGGGGGGACTCTCGTTCGTGCCCATCAGCTGCGAACACTAGCTCAGCCCATCCATCCCTCTGTTTCTTGCTCCTACGCCCTGGTCCCCGCCTGCTCCCTCTGAGATGCAAGCATGGGGTGGAATAAGAATGGTATCAGAAGGACTCAAATGTGGCTGcagctcctctctccctcctgtgaGATTAGAACAAGTCCACCCTCCCATCTCTGGATCTTATTGTTACCTGTGAAAATAAGAGCGTTGGATCAGACTGGCCACCAACTGTCCCCTAGATGGTCACTTTCCTTGTAGACTTTGACTCTGTGATACCCTGAAACCCAGATCATGGCTTTCTGCACCAGCCTTAAGGCATGGGGCAGGGCATGGAgtggagacaggttcaatccaCTAGAGAGAAGAGGGTAGAACTGTTTCTGTTGTGGCTTTAGACCACGGATGCACAGGGTCCAGGTCAGTTCAGAAATCATTCCTGGTAACAACCACCAGGTGTTGCACACCTCCCCTGGGCCTTCCCCTGAGATCTAGCACAAGAAATTGAGTCATAAGCAGACCATCTCAAGGTAACATGGCCAGTGATAGACCGGAGGCTTGTGAGcatgtgggtggggtgggggagacccTGAGCCCTTTTTCACCCCCTTCCCTTCT
It contains:
- the KISS1 gene encoding metastasis-suppressor KiSS-1 precursor; the protein is MNVLLSWQLMLFLCATAFRETLEKVAPMENPRTTGSQLGPATLRAPWEQSPRCAAGKPTAAGPRPRGAALCPSESSAGPRQPGPCAPRSRLIPAPRGAVLVQREKDVSAYNWNSFGLRYGRRQAALPGGRGAARG